One window of Flavobacteriales bacterium genomic DNA carries:
- a CDS encoding T9SS type A sorting domain-containing protein — protein MKNIYGIVLTTTALLFSGTVGAQSRLTLKNRSAVRTTNLVNVAALPHHGSANAQRGGGAPTNDECTGAVNQDLAVGSSVTFSGDNTGATDNGEGLTMPAVWEMFTTTECANLELSYCGTTPPFGNGFVSIYQGCPFTSNIAAGSFNDTTCTDGNFTLFYTGVPAGIYYYAVMLDSANNAVGPYTITVSASACAAPPANDECIDAEALTVAAAGDCASSMVTGNNSSSVNSTGDPSCDSSTDGYQDVWYSFNSGSDTVVSVDLTNIGGTDWAFTVQATCDFGAEISCVINPAAPVEVSVTANTDYLVRVYANVQYGVGGEFTLCVSQIAVVYGYCIPEPVNGVTDGDFISNVTLGSINNATGGDNAYEDYTAQSTMLEQGASYNLSISSGDYGDDYYAAWIDYNGDSTFQATEKLGEFDGTNPQEVITLPFTVPVDAPVGITRLRVRGVYGAVDMDACTDYFYGETEDYHVDITLATGVRELNSTDVSVFPNPTQGDITISGADLSGTVNFELTDMTGRVVYKDQKSMTANQPVTLPLNGKLAQGTYSLRVITANGISSRPVMIK, from the coding sequence ATGAAGAACATCTACGGTATTGTTCTGACCACCACGGCACTGCTTTTCAGTGGAACCGTGGGCGCACAGAGCAGATTGACGTTGAAGAACCGAAGCGCGGTCCGGACCACTAACTTGGTGAACGTGGCCGCGTTGCCTCATCACGGATCCGCCAACGCCCAGCGTGGTGGAGGAGCACCTACCAATGACGAATGCACAGGCGCAGTGAATCAGGATCTGGCCGTAGGCTCAAGCGTGACCTTCTCCGGAGATAATACTGGTGCCACTGACAATGGGGAAGGATTGACCATGCCTGCGGTTTGGGAGATGTTCACAACAACTGAATGCGCCAATCTGGAGCTGTCCTATTGTGGTACAACACCGCCGTTCGGGAACGGCTTTGTAAGTATCTACCAAGGTTGCCCATTCACCTCAAACATTGCCGCCGGCAGCTTTAATGACACCACCTGTACAGATGGCAATTTTACGCTCTTCTACACAGGGGTTCCTGCTGGAATCTACTATTACGCAGTGATGCTGGATTCGGCGAACAATGCCGTTGGTCCATACACCATCACGGTATCCGCTTCGGCGTGCGCCGCCCCTCCCGCCAATGATGAATGCATTGACGCTGAGGCGTTGACCGTGGCAGCTGCAGGTGATTGTGCCTCCTCCATGGTGACGGGGAACAACTCCTCTTCCGTGAACTCAACGGGAGACCCCTCTTGTGACAGCTCTACGGATGGTTATCAGGATGTCTGGTACAGCTTCAATTCAGGCAGTGACACCGTGGTGTCGGTAGACCTTACAAACATCGGTGGAACGGACTGGGCCTTCACGGTGCAAGCCACCTGCGATTTCGGCGCGGAGATCTCCTGCGTGATCAACCCTGCAGCTCCTGTTGAAGTGAGCGTTACAGCCAATACGGACTATCTCGTCCGCGTATATGCGAACGTGCAGTATGGCGTAGGTGGTGAGTTCACCTTGTGCGTGAGCCAGATCGCGGTTGTGTACGGTTACTGCATCCCAGAGCCGGTCAACGGCGTAACGGACGGTGATTTCATTTCCAATGTTACACTGGGTTCCATCAACAATGCCACCGGAGGTGACAATGCCTATGAGGACTACACCGCGCAAAGCACGATGTTGGAGCAGGGTGCCTCCTACAATCTGTCGATCTCCAGCGGTGACTACGGGGATGATTACTATGCCGCGTGGATCGATTACAACGGCGATTCCACCTTCCAGGCGACCGAAAAGCTTGGCGAATTCGATGGGACCAATCCCCAAGAGGTGATCACATTGCCCTTCACCGTGCCTGTGGACGCCCCCGTGGGTATTACCCGCCTGCGTGTACGGGGCGTCTATGGCGCAGTGGATATGGATGCTTGCACCGATTACTTCTATGGTGAGACCGAGGACTATCACGTGGATATCACCCTCGCTACCGGTGTGCGTGAGCTGAACAGCACGGACGTGAGCGTGTTCCCCAACCCTACCCAGGGCGACATCACCATCAGCGGTGCCGACCTGAGCGGTACGGTGAACTTTGAGCTCACCGACATGACCGGCCGCGTGGTGTACAAGGACCAGAAGTCCATGACCGCCAACCAGCCTGTGACCTTGCCATTGAACGGCAAACTGGCCCAAGGCACCTACTCGCTCCGCGTGATCACCGCCAACGGCATCAGCAGCCGTCCGGTGATGATCAAGTAA
- a CDS encoding response regulator transcription factor yields the protein MENNTRLLLCEDDPNLGTLLAQYLKAKDYEVELCVDGDQGLAAYKKSKFDLLLLDVMMPLKDGFTLAREIRKNDTETPIIFLTAKNMRKDTITGFESGADDYLTKPFSMEELLLRIAAVLRRARGVEPLPERNTTFNLGRYTFDARKQLLTGPEGERRLTTKENDLLRLLCENANTVLERSTALRTVWGDDNYFNGRSMDVYIAKLRKYVADDPEVEVANVHGKGFRLVVPAG from the coding sequence ATGGAGAACAACACGAGACTGCTGCTGTGCGAGGATGACCCCAACTTGGGCACCTTGCTCGCCCAATACCTGAAGGCAAAGGACTACGAGGTGGAGCTCTGCGTGGACGGCGACCAAGGACTGGCGGCTTACAAGAAGTCCAAGTTCGACCTGTTGCTGCTGGACGTGATGATGCCCCTGAAGGACGGGTTCACCTTGGCGCGGGAGATCCGGAAGAACGATACGGAAACCCCCATCATTTTCCTCACCGCCAAGAACATGCGGAAGGATACCATCACCGGGTTCGAGTCCGGGGCGGACGACTACCTCACCAAGCCTTTCAGCATGGAGGAGCTGTTGTTGCGCATCGCGGCGGTGCTCCGCCGGGCGCGTGGCGTGGAACCGCTGCCCGAACGCAATACCACCTTCAATCTGGGGCGATACACGTTCGATGCGCGCAAGCAACTGCTCACGGGCCCGGAAGGAGAGCGCAGGCTCACCACGAAGGAGAACGACCTATTGCGCCTGCTCTGCGAGAACGCCAACACCGTGCTGGAGCGGTCCACAGCGTTGCGCACCGTGTGGGGGGACGATAACTACTTCAACGGCAGGAGCATGGACGTGTACATCGCCAAATTGCGCAAGTATGTGGCGGACGATCCCGAGGTGGAGGTCGCCAATGTGCATGGGAAAGGGTTCCGGCTGGTGGTGCCGGCCGGTTGA
- a CDS encoding HAMP domain-containing histidine kinase, with the protein MEKRTITALIVAISVALLGLVLIQAKWVSDTLALKDAQFNEGIDNALVAVSDRVERAEARQNLRTLPADVKGGDLHIDQGLADRDSSAGPGLLNKDTLNELLRGILSAGMFRDIHERIDPRLLDSLITEELRLRHIHCTYEYGVFEEGGSAVLLSLNDAADSNLVRSSPHRTQLFRNDWPQERSAGNGWWLHVSVPSRPSMLLRSLWPMLVTSTIFLLMVAAIFGFTVRAMLRQKRLGDIKNDLVNNLTHELKTPISTISLACEALNDPGIPKDPAQVRLFTNMIRDENKRLGMLVESVLQSAVTDQGGMRLRITDVDMHALLAEVVRNSSLQAEKRGGRINFARTAELAHVRGDRTHLTSIFYNLIDNAVKYCIVSPIIHITTRSDAQALTVEVRDNGIGIPRSEQRKVFDRLYRVPTGNVHNVKGFGLGLSYVKSVVERHGGTIRVESGPEGNDQGTGSRFIITIPFEHGEQHETAAVRG; encoded by the coding sequence ATGGAAAAACGGACGATCACTGCCTTGATCGTGGCCATCAGCGTGGCCTTGCTCGGGCTGGTCCTGATCCAGGCCAAATGGGTGAGCGACACCCTGGCCTTGAAGGATGCGCAGTTCAATGAAGGTATCGACAATGCCTTGGTGGCCGTGAGCGACCGTGTGGAACGGGCCGAGGCACGCCAGAATTTGCGCACCCTGCCTGCGGACGTCAAAGGAGGGGACCTGCACATCGACCAAGGTCTTGCCGACCGTGACAGTTCGGCGGGGCCGGGCCTCTTGAACAAGGACACCTTGAACGAATTGCTCCGGGGGATCCTTAGTGCGGGCATGTTCCGGGATATCCACGAGCGCATCGATCCGCGGCTGCTGGATTCGCTGATCACCGAGGAGCTGCGGTTGCGCCATATACATTGCACCTACGAATACGGCGTGTTCGAGGAAGGGGGAAGTGCCGTGCTCCTCAGCTTGAACGACGCGGCGGACAGCAATTTGGTGCGCAGCAGCCCCCACCGTACCCAGCTTTTCCGGAACGATTGGCCGCAGGAGCGGTCCGCGGGGAACGGCTGGTGGTTGCACGTGAGCGTCCCGTCCCGCCCCTCCATGCTTTTGCGCAGCTTGTGGCCCATGCTGGTGACTTCCACCATTTTTCTGCTCATGGTGGCCGCCATTTTCGGGTTCACGGTGCGCGCCATGCTTCGGCAGAAGCGCTTGGGCGACATCAAGAACGACTTGGTGAACAACCTGACCCACGAGCTGAAGACGCCCATCAGCACCATATCCTTGGCCTGTGAGGCACTGAACGACCCCGGGATCCCCAAGGACCCCGCGCAGGTGCGCTTGTTCACGAACATGATCCGGGACGAGAACAAGCGCTTGGGCATGCTGGTGGAAAGCGTGCTGCAGAGCGCGGTGACCGACCAGGGCGGCATGCGGCTGCGCATCACCGACGTGGACATGCACGCCCTGCTGGCCGAGGTGGTGCGCAACAGCTCGCTGCAGGCGGAGAAACGCGGTGGGCGCATCAACTTTGCGCGCACCGCCGAACTGGCGCATGTGCGGGGCGACCGCACCCACCTCACAAGCATCTTCTACAACCTCATCGACAACGCGGTGAAATACTGCATCGTTTCGCCCATCATCCACATCACCACCCGCAGCGACGCCCAGGCCCTCACCGTCGAGGTCCGCGATAATGGTATCGGCATCCCGCGCAGCGAACAACGCAAGGTCTTCGATCGTCTTTACCGCGTGCCCACCGGCAACGTGCATAATGTGAAGGGCTTCGGGTTGGGCCTCAGCTATGTGAAGTCCGTAGTGGAAAGACATGGCGGCACCATCCGCGTGGAGAGCGGACCCGAAGGCAATGACCAAGGGACCGGAAGCCGGTTCATCATCACCATACCTTTTGAACATGGAGAACAACACGAGACTGCTGCTGTGCGAGGATGA
- a CDS encoding aldehyde dehydrogenase codes for MEQVLNYINGELRQALGGGWLEGHAPAEGKVYAQIADSDAKDVDLAVEAAEIAMPAWTALGRQGRHDAIMRVADLVERDLELFARAESRDNGKPVSLARTVDIPRAIANLRFFATAILHWGSEAHITDDVAVNYTDRQPTGVAGCISPWNLPLYLFTWKIAPALAAGCTVVAKPSEITPYTTWMLAERCIEAGFPPGVLNIVQGTGPKVGAAITAHPGIPAISFTGGTATGARIASVAAPMFKKLSLELGGKNAVLVFADCDFERMLSETVRSSFSNQGQICLCGSRILVERSIYERFREAFVQRVKALRVGDPSQKNTDIGAVVSGPHLQKVLGHIALAKEEGGHILCGGEQVVLEAPLAEGWYLAPTVIEGLGPQCRTNQEEIFGPVVTIQPFDTEEEALDMANGTPYGLASTLWTSDGTRMHRMARLLKSGIVWVNCWMLRDLRTPFGGMKQSGVGREGGVEALRFFTEAKNVCIKL; via the coding sequence ATGGAGCAGGTCCTCAACTACATCAACGGCGAATTGCGACAGGCATTAGGTGGCGGGTGGTTGGAGGGCCATGCCCCGGCGGAAGGCAAGGTATATGCACAGATCGCGGACAGCGACGCGAAGGACGTGGACCTCGCCGTGGAAGCCGCCGAAATTGCAATGCCCGCATGGACGGCGCTGGGCAGGCAAGGGCGCCACGATGCGATCATGCGCGTGGCCGATCTCGTAGAGCGCGACTTGGAGCTCTTCGCCCGGGCCGAAAGCCGGGACAATGGCAAGCCCGTCAGCTTGGCCCGTACGGTCGACATTCCGCGCGCTATCGCCAACCTCCGCTTTTTCGCCACGGCCATCCTGCACTGGGGCAGCGAGGCGCACATTACCGATGATGTGGCGGTGAACTATACGGACCGGCAGCCTACCGGTGTTGCGGGATGCATCAGTCCATGGAACCTGCCCTTGTACCTGTTCACCTGGAAGATCGCTCCTGCATTGGCGGCAGGTTGCACGGTGGTGGCGAAACCATCGGAGATCACGCCGTACACCACTTGGATGTTGGCCGAGCGCTGCATCGAGGCCGGTTTTCCCCCGGGGGTGCTCAACATCGTTCAGGGCACCGGCCCCAAGGTCGGCGCTGCCATCACGGCACATCCGGGCATCCCGGCGATATCCTTTACCGGTGGCACCGCGACCGGCGCCCGCATCGCTTCCGTCGCCGCACCGATGTTCAAGAAGTTGAGCTTGGAGCTGGGCGGAAAGAACGCAGTGCTGGTCTTCGCGGACTGTGACTTCGAACGGATGCTCTCCGAGACCGTGCGATCCTCATTCAGCAACCAGGGCCAGATCTGCCTGTGCGGTTCGCGGATCTTGGTGGAACGCTCCATCTATGAGCGTTTTCGGGAAGCTTTCGTCCAACGGGTGAAAGCGCTTCGCGTAGGCGACCCCTCTCAAAAGAACACGGATATCGGAGCCGTGGTGAGCGGGCCGCACCTGCAAAAAGTGCTTGGCCATATCGCCCTGGCCAAAGAGGAAGGAGGGCACATCCTGTGCGGCGGTGAGCAGGTGGTGCTTGAAGCCCCGTTGGCGGAAGGCTGGTACTTGGCGCCCACGGTGATCGAGGGCTTGGGCCCGCAATGCCGCACCAATCAGGAGGAGATCTTTGGACCGGTGGTCACCATCCAACCCTTTGACACGGAAGAGGAGGCCTTGGACATGGCCAATGGCACACCTTACGGCCTGGCCAGCACGCTGTGGACCTCGGACGGCACCCGCATGCACCGCATGGCGCGCCTGTTGAAAAGCGGGATCGTATGGGTGAACTGCTGGATGCTCCGGGACTTGCGCACGCCCTTTGGCGGGATGAAGCAAAGCGGCGTGGGCCGTGAAGGCGGCGTAGAGGCGCTGCGGTTCTTTACCGAAGCGAAGAACGTGTGCATCAAGTTATAG
- the ppk1 gene encoding polyphosphate kinase 1, whose product MITQSLIEKARLHIRRFFSKHMPGQMQFHDLEHTLTVARSAKEIGRASGMGGQELMLVELAALFHDTGYAAAYAGHEEESAKLATTWMLSHDVDLRDVKAVSSLILATRVDHVARGLPQRVLRDADSAKAGQADFLEKGERLRAELTACSGKKVSGTAWTQENLAYLEKHRFATPYARQRFGKQKEINLALLRRAVAKRSGQRAISPTLPEPFMDRDLSWLAFNARVLQEAQDPGVPLLERLKFVAIHSSNLDEFYRVRVAQLSGLRKLGKWNRSALGVPPGKHIELINQVALKQQAALGTVYRGVLIPELRAHGIRFRNEGQLSIVQRQFVLDHFKKHVTPLLRAVTMRETKPPFIEDRRLYLVLSLSKKDRIKKRLVLVNVPSADLGRFITLPSRAGSTDLLYLDDAIRLGAPAHFKGWTVKACHAIKLSRDAELYLDEEFTEDVVDKVRRSLRKRSTGVPARFLYDRAMPKALLEQVRRLLEVKKSDMLEGGRYHNLSDLMQLPVIGHPELREKPLLPIAHPAITGTDGFRAMRSGDILLHFPYHSFKPVISLLAHAARDPKVDRIAITLYRVASKSLVCEALAEAARNGKQVDVIIEVQARFDEGNNLFWASVLNDAGARVSYGLPGLKVHCKLLLIERREAKGPKHYAYLGTGNFNEQTARIYSDMALLTTRKTITDDVREVFSKLLAGEAPGPTKIISTSPDHLRGFLERAIDREIEQAFLGKPASILLKLNSLEDKPLIRKLYDADRAGVQVRLIVRGICCLVPGVPQHSGTIEAISIVDRFLEHARAYVFHNLGRPTVHLASADWMERNMDRRVEAAFPVVDEKLKAEVIQFLELEWKDNVKARIIDKAQTNPYRPGKKGARKVRSQAAWYERLKAAAKQ is encoded by the coding sequence ATGATCACACAGAGCCTGATCGAGAAAGCACGGCTGCACATCCGCCGTTTCTTCTCGAAGCACATGCCGGGGCAAATGCAGTTCCACGACCTGGAGCACACCCTTACCGTGGCACGCAGTGCGAAGGAGATCGGACGTGCGTCCGGAATGGGTGGGCAGGAGCTCATGCTGGTGGAGCTTGCCGCCCTGTTCCATGATACGGGCTATGCCGCGGCCTATGCCGGACATGAGGAGGAAAGTGCCAAACTGGCCACGACGTGGATGCTCTCCCACGATGTGGACCTTCGCGATGTAAAAGCGGTCTCCTCTCTCATCCTGGCCACACGGGTCGATCATGTGGCCCGCGGTCTGCCTCAGCGCGTGCTGCGCGATGCCGACTCCGCAAAGGCCGGACAGGCTGATTTTTTGGAAAAGGGCGAACGCCTGCGGGCTGAACTGACGGCCTGTTCAGGAAAAAAGGTTTCCGGTACCGCTTGGACCCAAGAGAACTTGGCATACTTGGAAAAACACCGGTTCGCCACCCCGTATGCACGACAGCGGTTCGGGAAACAGAAGGAGATCAACCTTGCCCTACTTCGCCGCGCCGTTGCGAAAAGATCCGGGCAAAGGGCGATCTCGCCCACGCTTCCCGAGCCGTTCATGGACCGCGATCTGAGCTGGCTCGCCTTTAACGCGCGGGTACTTCAGGAAGCACAGGACCCCGGCGTGCCCTTGCTGGAACGGTTGAAATTCGTGGCGATCCACAGCAGCAACCTCGATGAGTTCTACCGTGTGCGTGTGGCCCAGCTCAGCGGCCTGCGGAAATTGGGCAAGTGGAACCGCTCGGCCCTGGGTGTTCCGCCGGGGAAGCATATCGAGCTGATCAATCAGGTCGCCTTGAAGCAACAGGCCGCTCTGGGGACAGTCTACCGGGGCGTCCTCATTCCCGAGCTCCGGGCCCATGGTATCCGTTTTCGGAACGAGGGTCAGCTGTCCATTGTTCAGCGCCAGTTCGTACTGGACCACTTCAAGAAGCATGTGACCCCGTTGCTTCGGGCGGTCACCATGCGGGAGACCAAGCCACCGTTCATCGAGGACCGGCGGCTCTATCTCGTGCTTTCCCTCTCCAAAAAAGACCGGATCAAAAAGCGCCTGGTGTTGGTGAACGTGCCATCGGCCGATCTGGGGCGTTTCATCACGCTGCCTTCGCGCGCGGGAAGCACGGACCTGCTGTACTTGGATGATGCGATCCGCTTGGGCGCGCCGGCCCATTTCAAGGGATGGACAGTGAAGGCTTGCCATGCGATCAAGCTATCACGTGACGCGGAACTTTACTTGGATGAGGAGTTCACCGAGGACGTCGTGGACAAGGTGCGCCGCAGCCTGCGGAAGCGCAGCACGGGCGTACCTGCCCGTTTTCTCTATGACCGGGCCATGCCCAAGGCCCTGCTGGAACAGGTGCGCCGTCTGCTGGAGGTGAAGAAGAGCGACATGCTCGAGGGCGGACGCTACCACAACCTCAGCGACCTGATGCAGCTGCCCGTCATCGGGCATCCGGAGCTGCGGGAAAAGCCGCTGTTACCCATCGCTCATCCGGCGATCACAGGCACGGACGGTTTTCGGGCCATGCGTTCCGGGGACATCCTGCTGCACTTCCCCTACCATTCGTTCAAGCCGGTGATAAGCCTGCTTGCCCACGCGGCAAGAGACCCCAAGGTGGATCGCATCGCGATCACGTTGTACCGTGTTGCATCCAAGTCGCTCGTCTGTGAAGCGTTGGCTGAGGCCGCCCGCAATGGAAAACAAGTGGACGTGATCATAGAGGTACAAGCGCGGTTCGATGAGGGCAACAACCTGTTCTGGGCCTCGGTGCTCAACGATGCCGGTGCCCGGGTCAGCTACGGCCTGCCCGGGCTTAAGGTGCATTGCAAACTGTTGCTCATTGAACGAAGGGAGGCGAAAGGCCCGAAGCACTATGCCTACTTGGGCACAGGCAATTTCAATGAGCAGACCGCACGGATCTATTCCGACATGGCCTTGTTGACGACGCGCAAAACGATCACCGACGATGTGCGGGAGGTGTTCAGCAAGTTGTTGGCCGGTGAAGCTCCCGGACCGACGAAGATCATTTCCACTTCTCCGGACCACCTGCGCGGTTTTCTGGAGCGCGCCATCGACCGGGAGATCGAGCAGGCATTTCTTGGAAAACCCGCGTCGATCCTGCTGAAATTGAACAGCTTGGAGGACAAGCCCTTGATCCGTAAGCTCTACGATGCCGACAGGGCAGGCGTGCAGGTGCGCCTGATCGTGCGCGGCATCTGCTGCTTAGTTCCGGGCGTTCCGCAACACAGCGGGACCATTGAGGCGATCAGTATCGTGGACCGCTTCCTCGAGCACGCACGGGCTTATGTGTTCCACAACCTCGGCCGGCCCACGGTACACCTGGCCTCGGCCGATTGGATGGAACGGAACATGGACCGCCGGGTAGAGGCCGCATTCCCGGTCGTGGACGAAAAGCTGAAAGCCGAGGTCATCCAATTCCTGGAACTGGAGTGGAAGGACAATGTGAAGGCGAGGATCATCGACAAGGCACAGACCAACCCGTACCGGCCTGGCAAGAAGGGCGCACGGAAAGTGCGGTCGCAGGCGGCTTGGTATGAGCGCTTGAAAGCCGCGGCAAAGCAATGA
- a CDS encoding fructosamine kinase family protein codes for MPLPESLGLHLETLLTDRQGHPVTIRAAHPVHGGSVNDAFRLDTDLGPLFLKTNSADQFPSLFNSEAHGLHLLRQAGDLRVPAFIAQGECDDTTFLLLEYVPPAEEDAGFQTRFGRKLARLHRHTQATFGLDRDNHVGLLPQVNTPNLDWAEFLVHCRFMPLVKMARDNKRIHTGDVLRFERLYGQLPSLFPSELPALLHGDLWKNNYLAAADGEAVLIDPAVYYGHREMDIAMTRLFGGFDRFFYAAYQEEEPLAPGWEDRMDLCNLYPLLVHLNLFGGSYAERLGSVLRKYV; via the coding sequence ATGCCTTTGCCCGAATCCCTCGGCCTGCATCTCGAAACCTTGCTCACAGATCGGCAAGGGCACCCGGTAACTATCCGGGCGGCGCACCCCGTGCATGGAGGCAGTGTGAACGATGCCTTCCGCTTGGATACGGACCTCGGCCCGCTCTTCCTGAAGACCAACTCTGCCGATCAGTTCCCCAGCCTTTTCAACAGCGAGGCGCATGGCCTGCACCTCCTCCGGCAGGCTGGTGATCTGCGCGTTCCTGCGTTCATCGCCCAGGGTGAATGTGATGACACGACTTTCCTGCTGCTGGAATACGTTCCCCCGGCAGAAGAGGATGCCGGTTTCCAGACCCGCTTCGGGAGGAAGCTGGCCCGGCTGCATCGCCATACGCAGGCCACCTTCGGGCTGGACCGGGACAATCATGTCGGTCTGTTACCGCAAGTGAACACGCCGAACCTCGATTGGGCCGAATTCCTGGTCCATTGCCGCTTCATGCCCTTGGTAAAAATGGCCCGTGACAACAAACGCATCCACACCGGGGATGTGCTCCGCTTTGAGCGGCTTTATGGCCAGTTGCCGTCCTTGTTCCCCTCCGAGCTCCCCGCGCTGCTGCACGGCGACCTGTGGAAGAACAACTACCTCGCTGCTGCGGACGGTGAAGCGGTGCTGATCGACCCGGCAGTGTATTACGGCCACCGCGAAATGGACATCGCCATGACCCGGCTTTTTGGGGGCTTTGACCGGTTTTTTTATGCAGCCTACCAAGAGGAGGAACCCTTGGCGCCGGGTTGGGAGGATCGCATGGACCTCTGCAACCTGTATCCGCTGCTCGTACACCTCAACCTGTTCGGCGGCAGCTATGCGGAGCGGTTGGGGTCGGTGCTCCGGAAATACGTGTGA